One window from the genome of Glycine soja cultivar W05 chromosome 12, ASM419377v2, whole genome shotgun sequence encodes:
- the LOC114378851 gene encoding uncharacterized protein LOC114378851 produces MPSLPFTTARKARSSPSWLTYMTHSNGERRKIPVTSGRHDPERRIEDLSKVQKEFVSVVERDRSKHEVEEEDKEEEDKDKWVVWFDGALNALGHRVGEALLSPDDQCIPFTARLGFDCMNNMAEYEACALRVQAAIDFGFKRLKVYGDSALVIHQLRGEWETRDHKLIPYQAYIKKLDEFFDDVSFHHVPREENQMADTLATLSSMFQLTPHRDLSYIEFWCRGKSAAVHCYQIEEEQDGKPWYFDIRRYVENKEYPPEASDKDKRTLRRLAAGFFLSGNVLYKRNHDMILLWCVDAKEAEQMIVEVHEGSFETHANRHAMARKILRAGYYWLTMKNDCCLHVRKCHKCQTFIDNVNAPSIPLNVMAAPWPFSMWGIDVIEAIEPRASNEHHFILVAIDYFTKWVKATSYASITRKTSVRTSTGATPFSLVYGMEVVLPFEVEVPSLRILAESGLKESEWAQMRFDQLNLIEGKRLTAVSHGRLNQRRVKNSFDKKVRLCNLTRDNRGKWDPNYDGPFVIKKAFLGGALVLANMDDIEFPLPVNADVVKQYYA; encoded by the exons AGAGAAGAAAGATACCAGTCACGAGTGGAAGGCATGATCCTGAAAGACGAATTGAAGACTTGTCTAAGGTCCAAAAAGAGTTTGTCTCAGTAGTTGAGCGAGATCGAAGCAAACATGAGGTGGAAGAGGAGGACAAGGAAGAGGAGGACAAGGACAAGTGGgttgtgtggtttgatggagcatTGAATGCCTTAGGCCATAGGGTTGGAGAAGCTTTGCTCTCTCCCGATGATCAATGCATACCCTTCACAGCCAGACTGGGTTTCGACTGCATGAACAACATGGCCGAGTATGAGGCATGTGCCCTTAGAGTCCAAGCGGCCATTGACTTTGGCTTCAAGCGGCTCAAGGTCTATGGGGACTCAGCTCTGGTAATTCACCAACTGAGAGGGGAGTGGGAGACTAGGGATCataagttgataccctaccagGCTTACATCAAGAAATTGGATGAATTCTTCGATGATGTCTCCTTTCACCATGTCCCCCGAGAGGAAAACCAAATGGCTGACACGCTTGCCACATTGtcatccatgttccagctaactcCGCACAGAGACTTGTCGTACATCGAGTTCTGGTGTCGCGGCAAGTCCGCTGCCGTGCATTGCTATCAGATAGAAGAGGAGCAGGATGGTAAACCATGGTATTTTGACATCAGGCGATATGTCGAGAATAAGGAATACCCACCAGAGGCCTCCGATAAAGACAAGAGAACATTAAGAAGGTTGGCGGCTGGTTTCTTCTTGAGTGGGAACGTGCTGTACAAGAGGAACCATGATATGATTTTACTCTGGTGCGTAGATGCTAAGGAGGCTGAGCAGATGATAgtggaagtccatgagggctctttcGAAACACACGCCAACAGGCATGCCATGGCTAGAAAGATCTTGAGGGCGGGgtactattggctcaccatgaaGAACGACTGTTGTCTCCACGTGAGAAAATGCCATAAGTGCCAGACGTTCATAGACAACGTCAACGCTCCATCGATACCCCTAAATGTCATGGCTGCGCCATGGcccttctccatgtggggaatagatgtcatcgagGCCATCGAGCCCAGAGCCTCAAACGAGCATCATTTTATCTTGGTAGCAATCgactatttcaccaaatgggtcaaaGCTACCTCATACGCCAGCATCACAAGGAAG ACTTCGGTGCGCActtcaactggggcaacgccattTTCATTGGTGTACGGAATGGAAGTTGTACTACCATTCGAGGTGGAGGTTCCATCCTTGCGGATTTTGGCAGAGTCCGGTTTGAAAGAATCGGAGTGGGCCCAAATGCGCttcgaccaactcaaccttatagAGGGCAAACGGTTGACGGCTGTGAGCCATGGGCGTCTAAACCAAAGACGAGTAAAGAAttcttttgacaagaaggtacgcctaTGCAATTTAACAAGGGATAACAGGGGAAAATGGGATCCGAATTACGATGGACCTTTCGTCATAAAGAAAGCATTCTTGGGAGGAGCATTGGTGCTTGCCAACATGGATGACATCGAGTTTCCATTGCCCGTGAACGCCGATGTCGTCAAGCAATACTACGCATGA